Within the Musa acuminata AAA Group cultivar baxijiao chromosome BXJ2-9, Cavendish_Baxijiao_AAA, whole genome shotgun sequence genome, the region TGTCTTTTTTTAATAATGTCAATTGCTAGatgaatttttttctaatttctatactTCTAGTTTTGACACAGAGATGATAGTTTGTTTTTAGAATAAGTATATTTCTGGAAAACATGCGGCAAAGAATACTAATGTCCTTAGCATCTCTTTTCTTCTACAAATATAACTGAAGATCTTTCTAGCTTATTCAAGGCATTCatgtcatatattaaaaaatacttGTGCTACTTTATCGTAACATACTGGATTTACATATTGGAAAGCTCATTGTGGCCACATTGACAGCTGTGACAGCTCTTTAGAACATTTCAGCATGGTGATTCCCTGTTTGACCAGTATGTACCACTGGATAGTCGTGGTATACCCTTATATGTAGATTGCTGATTTCAGTAGAATACAATTCACAAGCTTGTTCTATTTCTGTATAGTTCTGTGTCATTCTACAattcttttttttaaaatttcattCACAACTTAGTCTTTTAGATTTATATTCAGACATTTCTGGATTGCAATCATGTGCATATATTTCACCTTAGTTTCTGCTTCATATGTGAGGTCACTAAAGATCATAATATTCCATGTGAAGATCAATAGAAGATTTTTTGAACTTTTTGGCTCTTTGTGGTATGATGTCAATCCTCTGAAAGTTGATGACAAAGCAAACTGAGGCAGAAGATGGACTTGTTAGAAACCCAAATGATTAGTTGGCAGGTGGAAGCATTTGCCTAATCTAATGGAATCAGGGTTCCAACTTTCTATAATAACCTATACTTGTAAAATTCTTGACAAGGAGGGGATAATGATGTCTTCAGATTCAAGGATCAAATGTTCATCTCCTAAGAGACAAAAAGGTCACAGATCCATTGAGATTTAAGTTCATTATCGATGTGTCTCACTGTTCACAAGTTAAAAAAATATGTGATGACTTGCTACCTATCCATTTTATCCATTTAGGTATCACCTTTTAAGCTGTCTTTAGATTCAACAAGAGACATCTTGAAGCTCCACATTCTCATTAATCAGGAGACATGGTTGATCTTTTTCTTGCTTTGGATTTGCTGTAGGACATTTGAAGATAGCACCTGGTTGTAGCTGTACACCAGGATCCTGAGTGGGATTCTGTTCTCCATCTTCTCTCTTTTATCTTCATTTTCCCCATTTTGATTTCATGAGCATGCCTTTGTTGTCAATGCCTCTTTGTAACATTTGCTGATGGACTTACCATGCCAGATGCTGGCCAGTGCTCTTCAAACTTGTGATTGTAAAATAATTGACGCCCTTGGCAACTTTGGTTAAAATGGCCTGAACTCGGGAGTTGATAGGTTCAATAGTATACGCTCCAGTTATTTGCATCTTGGTCCATACTATCCTGTCACGGACAaattttgaaacaggatgttggatgtaatgcttatatctgtccgtgtctgttggcatgttcatgccttgtacagcgtgtagaggggcagccgaaggcttataagtcccattttggttgggcggtggcctctttaggcttgtaaataaaggttgtgtcatgtggacacgtgcgagagcttttcggtctgtaatggaccattttaccctttgttgtgccactgttcagagcttgtaaagtctgtttgtaatttgtattgtctatgaagtgttttcggagatgtttgcttgtggatcccgattgaggcgttctctttaacccgttctctcttttgttggtcctaagggacaatgggaggcttcggggaggctgacctttgcggacggacacgcaagggtgccgcacgacttaggcaaatccagctaagtccgtgtcaatccGGGAGGAAAATAACTAGCTGTTTCCTAGAAGTAATTGGATAATATCAATATAAATAACTAATAAGCTAGAACATTATTTGGATTCTACATGTCATCCTTGCAGAAACTTTTAGCTAAACAATGGCCTATTTGTATAATCTTGATTGTTCATAGACTTAAATTCAAATGTGTGCAGCTGAGTAGAGAAAATACGATATAATGATTTATAACTTTTTACACAATCCACCTTCTTGTACCATTTGTCTGACCATGTAAATTAAGTTGAGTGTTCTagcatttttttattatatatctatatTGAGGTTGTAAGACAGCCTATTGGTTCTTATGCATGATACCTAACATAATTGACATGACTAAAGCTGTGAGGTTTCAGGTTGTTGCTACACATGCCTTTAGTCAATCAACTAGGGAGAAGATCCAAGAGATGTTCGATTGGACAAACCAAGACCTTATGCAGTTGAATTTGGATGGGAAGGATGTCATTGATCAAGATGatacaaaagagaagaagacTATTGATCCTAAGTTATTAGATAAGGCCTGGCATATGCTTTATGATGATTGCCTCATAGCTCTTGGAATCTGTGTGGAAGGCGAGCTGAAACACTTCCATAAAGCAAGATACATGCTTGCCAAAGGGCTATATAGAAAGGGGGAGGCTGGAGACCTGGAGAGGGCAAAAGAAGAACTTTCCTTTTGTTTCAAGTCATCTCGATCTTCATTTACTATGAACATGTGGGAGATTGATGGTATGGCAAGAAAGGGAAGGTACTTGTTTTTGTTGTTAATCTGTTTATTGGTCTTTGTGTTTGGTTTTATATATGCTATTGATGATGCTTGTTTATGCAAATGTTTTTTAGCTTGATTATGATCTCTTTTCTCTTTCCAGGAGAAAGAGTCTTGGGCTTTCTGGAAACAAAAAGAGTCTGGAGCTTAGCCTGTCAGAAAGTTCTCGGAAATTTATTACTTGTGTCCGGAAATACATGTTGTTCTACTTGAATCTTCTGGAGAAGACAGGGGATTTGTGGACTCTTGATAGGGCTTATGTTTATCTCAAAACTGATAAGAGGGTATTTGTTAGTTAATACCTACAatgtgaaataatttatatttcttttgcAGGTTTCTGTTTTCTGCATATCACTATGTTTATTAACATACACCATCAGAtcagtattattttttattaacaaCAGCTTTCATTTTATCTTCAGTTTGCTTTGTGCTTGGGAGACATTGTTCCGATTGCTCTGGGAAAATACATTCAGGTTCTGATATCATCAATCTGTAATGCTGAGATCCACAATGCTACCGATAACTCCATTTCTCTCGAGCAAATGTTGGAGAAATTGTTCAACATATTTATGGACCACGTGAATTTGTGGACTGATATCATCAGCCTACCAGAGTTGAAGAGCCCAGACCTATCCGAAGGCAATCTCTACAAGTAAGTCGAGCTATTTTGGTGTTTGTATAACAGTAACATCACTTACATTGCTTCTTTACAAAGCTTGGCTTTTTATGGCAGCTACATCCATCAGTACATTCACTTGCTGGAGAGTGATATACGGCTGGAAGCACTTGAAGGGATAAATGATAAGATCCGAAAGCGATTTAAAAATCCAAAACTAACAAATAATAACTTTGCAAAAATTTGCAAGCATGCGTCTTTAGCTTGGTGCCGTTCTATTACCATTAAGTTGGCATTAATCACTCCATTACCTGATTCTGGAGAATCCAGTGGTCAGCTTAGTTGTGTGGAGAATAGCCTACTACTTTTTGTGGATCTACAACCAGACGAACTTTTGGTTTCACCAGTGGAAGGTCCTTTTCAATCTAAAGGCCTTGACATGAATTGGTTTGAAGCTTTATGTAAAATCAAGAATATTCAGATTAGACAAACATCAGAAGAAAACATGGAGGCTGCTGTTGCCTTGATGAGATGTACCTACAATTTCTATCGAGAGAGTTCTTGTGGAACATTTCCATCGGGCATCAACCTGTACACAGTAAGTTTGTCGCAAACAGCTGTAGAAGGGCTACAACAGCAAGGAAAGGAGATAAGTGATATCCTTGACTTGAGTATCCCAAGAAAGCTGCTTTTATGGGCGTACACCTTGGTGCATGGCCGCTACTCCAATATCTCAGCTGTTGTGAAGTGCTGTGAAGAGGCAAAGGTAAATACTTGAAGTTGCATAATTGATGTGAGGAATTGAATAGACTGTGCCTGACTTTCTAAAATGCCATCTTATGCAGTCAAGGATGAAGAAGGGAATCATGACATCCACGGTGTCGCAAGTAAATATGCCTGCTAGTGTAACTCATGCAGGTTAGTTACATCATTCTCGCACTTGTTCGTCTTATGCGTGATATGTCTTAGTTGGTTTCCTTTTTGTATATAACTACACAATATTTGTTGTCAGCCTCGAGTGCTGGTAGAGAAAAGACGGAAGGCCATGAGCATGCTGAAGGAGAGGATAATCCATCTGTTTCTTCTGGTTCTGTTGCTCTGCCTGCAGAAGAGACCACGCGCAGCGCCACCCCTGTTTCTTCTACTGAGGTTCAGAAATCTGCTGCTGCGGCTCCATCTTCGCAGCTTCAACGATGCAACATGTCCAAATCAACTGAGAGCACCGAGGGATGAAAAGTGGGCAAACTTGTAAAGCGGCATTGTGATACAAACGATATCGTGACTCAAGTGGATTGACCTATTGTCAGGAAACAGAGATCAGTCGAGGAAAGAAGGGCAAAGTTCGATGTAAGTGTACCATCCCTTTCTTGTATCTAAACCAGGATGGAGCTTTCCTTTACACAGAGCGGGAGAGAGCCTTGGAGTTGTAGTGTACAAGTTATAGAAATGATGCCCTCTCTTTCCACAATCTTGAATGGCTGAGGATGTAAATTTCCTTCATGATTAGTCAGTCATCTTTGGACTTGTTATTATCCTCTATTCGACCTTATTAGCTAAAATTAAATGATAACATGATTTCTTGGAACTATATGTTTATTTATCTGTTTCTTTTGGTGATCAGTGTAGGACTCGCTTCCTTGAAAAAGTAGGCCATGACGGAGGAGCCCGCGATACCGATCTTGGATTCGGATCCTATGTTGGCCTGATCCGGATCCGTCATGCTGAAACTCTCATATGCCTATTAATCGAATTCAATATGAATCAAAGTCGAACAATAGATACTTAAATCAAGTTTTGGGATAAGTAGCAAACACCTATCAATCGAATTTAAGATGAAAGTAGGAAACAAATACGAGCATAGATGTCAGGTGGTAACTAAGCTTTGTAAAACCATTAAGAACTCAATAAAAGGAGCATTTTGTTGAATATAAATCTTGTGGGGGAGATAAATGATAAAATACCCTCCCCGTTGGAGttggaattcttcttcttcttccttcccacTCCTTCCATGGGAGCATTCTTCTTCTCCATTCTTCTCCCGTTTCTTTCAGAGAGAAGAACCAAGCCGAGATCTTGTCCGTGAGAGAATTCTCGTTCTCCGGCTCTCAACATTTCCTCTCCTTCCGTTAATTCTTTCTTTCCCCTTCCCTCCTTTTTTTGCTTTCTACCATTCCTTGTGCCTCTTTAATTGATTCCGTTTTGCTTCGCTTGTTGAGGAGGCAAGCAAGAAAGGCGCACCTTTTTGCGGCACTACAGATCCCTCCTCCGCTGACCGCAAAGGTTGCGGCTTGGGGTGATGTGGGGATATGTATTCTCCTCCTTCTGTCGCaactccttcctccttcctcccctCCCTCCCCACGCCGAGATTCGTAGCTCCATTCCATGCCAAGATCGGTTCTTTAGGGGTGCTCCACCCGTCGAGGACTAGAATCTGCGGGTGGAGGagtgggaggaggaaggagatcgTCGTGAAagcgagggaggaggaggatgcgTTTGCGATGGCGCCAAGGAGTATGGACGTGGAGGCCGAGATTTACGAGTTCATGCGGAGGTCCGCGAAGCCGATGGACTTCCCAACCAGGGACGAGCTCGTCGCCGCCGGGAGGGCCGACTTGGCGGAGACCGTGGCTGCGCAGGGCGGCTGGCTCACCTTTGGGTGGGATCTTGATGATGGCGGCGAGGAAGTAATCGATGGGTCGCAATCAATGAGTGACGTCGCTCAAGAAGATGGTGAAGTCGATCAAGAAAGGGTTCTTAACGGTTCTTTGGGGACTAATCCTGCAACTGCTCTGGGTTGTGAGGATCGTTCCGCTGCCCCATCTTTTTCCGGGAGATCATTGTGAGTGAAGCTTACGTTTCTTGAATGATTCGTTGATTTATTAACTCGCTATTCATTGCTGCTCTGGTTAATTTGTTTCTTTGATTGTTTGTTTGAATGCTTTTAAGGGAGACGGAGAATCTCGAGGATGGTGGGGTCGAGGGGATATTGAGCAGGCTGGAGAAAGAGAGGAGCTTGTCTCTTGCGCTGGCTTCAAGAGGGAAAGTGGTGAATGGTCGAGACTCATGGAGGAATGCTGTACATGATCCAGGATATACAGGTTGGTTTTCTTTTTGTCGGGGTTTAAGATAGAGACCAATTAGCTTGCTTATCATAGTGAAGCTGCTATTGCTTCTCTTCTGGCATCTAAGATATTTAGATTGTTCCCTGGTAATTGATAAATTCTTATCATCTATATTGTCTTATGAGTTGTTGCCCAACGGCCAAAGCTGCAGTACAATATATGCAACATGTGAGTTTGCCTTTGATTGGGTTAGGATCACCTATTGCCGGTTATGGTTTTGGATGTACCGACTTTGTTAATCTAATGCACATCAGGAAGTTTCAGCTTGTCTTTGGTGCACCTTTTGTATCTCTAACAACACGACCTTAAGGAAAGATTTTTGGAGTAAGACAAAGTTTTTGCCGTATGCAACATTTCTGATATGTTAAACCTCAATGTAAGATGCTTGACAGCCTATGTCCCTTATGAACTTCCCTCCATGCTTAGTGCTTCATAAAAATCATGCCTGATGCGTAGGGGTTTGGTACATTCATCTGTTGGATCCATATTGTCTGTAACAAAGTAGTTTCTGTTATATTAGCATAGATGAGATAGTTTAGTACTAACAGATTCATGATAGTTTAACTAGAAGGTATCTGCTTAGAAGTAGATCAGAAGTCAACAATGATGCATGAGATGAGAATAATTATTTAAATGGATGTGAGATATCGCATGGAGAATAGGCTGATAGTACATTTTGTTACAAAGAGATGAGTGACACCAGTCTCACACGAGGGAAATCTATGGTGTTTTTAGGTGATATCTAAGGAGAACACTTTCTTGAATGATTCTCTTTTTCAACATTAGCATAGACAATGGAGTTGCACACGTAATTATTTGGGAAAAAATTGATGATGCATGACATTGTGTTTGTTggttttcagttttttttttctctctaaaaCTTTGAACTCTGAGTTCAACAAATTTGAAGCTGTTGAAGTCTGAAGGCCCACCTAGTAGACAGAGATAATATGTGTAAAACATTCTGTTGCTTTGCTGCACTCCACAGTTATGATGAAGAAGCATGAGTTCTGATGAAAGGAATTATAGGTATCAGATATACGTAAGAAAATAAAttgctatgttttttttttcctcttttccaATGATAGCTATGCTTTGCCGCCAAACCCCCTTTAATTTTAATGTGGCAATTTATGTTGCTAGTGAAATATTAAGCATGTGATGCCATTTTGGAAAGGAGCAATTGAGAAAGTAgtcaatgataatttttctatttGAGCAAGAAGATCTAACTAATTTGAGAGTTCattagcaatatcccacaaagttaTTAGTGATAAATATAAGGTTCTAGAAACTtgtaccttgttgaaatttataaCCAAACTTGCAGCCTTACATCATCTTCTTTAGTCATTCCCATTCTGGTAATCTGGGTCGATTTTAATCAGTTCAGTTAATCACATGGTGTTCAGTGGATTTTGCTTGCATGTTTTTCTTCCATTGTCCATATTAACTTAGTATTGGATTTTGGAAGAGGCATAAAGAATCAGAGAAAATGATATGAAAGCTCAGGGAAATCTATTACCTTTTGCTCCAGCAGATGGTGACCTGCAGTGCCAACCCTCTTGTAATCTGCAGGGCACTCAGCATTTCCATGGAGGCTTGTATCATTAATAGGTGCCTAGACTATAATTTAGGGTTTTGACAATGGTGatacaaaatatcattttttgtCCTCTTAATTTTGATTTTTGACTTTTATATAGGGGATCTTTGATGAGTTTAATGTATGTCATATTGTGCAGTGGCACAGAACCAAACACGACATTATGTCTCTGATTGTTGTCCTTTCTTTTCTTGTCTCCTCTTTATCCTTGTGCTAACTTAGTATTGGAGAGTCCCTCACAGGCAACTCATGATCAGCCTTCCTTAGCCTCCGAGTCATTTCAGCCACCACTGGAGATATGAGTCATCACCACATATGATAATCATATACATAAAATACACTGTAAACTAGATAATAGGTTTTTTTCTAGTTTTTGTTAGATTACATCTTTTTGGATTTAGAACCTCAAATCCTAACCAGATAATCCATACTAATTTGGATCATGATCTGCCTTGGCTATCCATCCCTCACTCCAACCCAGTCTGCGAACCAATCTGATTAGAATCAGATGTGGCTCATGCTTATTCTTAGATGATCCAGTTATTACCTAATCTGTTGATATATTGAATAGATATAGATTGTCCCCCAGTCCATGGATGATCCATATACGGCACTTATCTCAAGCACCTAGGCAGACTGCCTGGACTTGTGACAACATTGATAGATTGTGTAAAATGAAACAAGATTGGTCCCAACACCAAGCAAAGGTTTTAGCCTTGTTTATATGCTGGGTTGGCTGTGCCTGAGTTTGATGGAAGCTTTGGATTATACCTTTTCTGATGCTGGTCCACAAACTGATGATCACATCTTTTATTAATGAATTGTCCCTTTTTGAAAATTATGTTTATGCAAGTCTTTACAAATTTAGATCTTTCATTAATTCATATGTAGTATTAATTGCCCATAAGTTGGCTGTTTCTGGCAATGAGAGAAACATCAATATGATTCAGCAGAATCTGAATATTTCTTTTTACATGATTCTGATGGTGTACATACTCAAGGTGGGAAATTGGAAGATGTTAATGGCACAAAAAGTTCAGTGCCAGACGTGGAGGAGTTGGAGCATTCAAAGGGCAGGTTTTTCTATAGTGGAGTTCGACAGTACTTTCACAAATTGTGCTTTGCAATTTAAATTTCTATGTCAATTCATGTCACAAACTTTGTGCTTTGCAGTTGCTGAAACTGTTCCCACTGATGACAGAAAGATGTTAGAGGATGACTCTTTAAAAGTTGAATGGAGCACTATGCATATACAAACTCAGAACTCATTTATGTCTCATAATGGGATGAAGGAGTCATTTGCTGACAAAAGTCAGAGACATTTACATCTTCAGCACTTGGAGGCAGATCTTAGCTCTGCACTTTGGTTAGTTAGATCTAGAGCTAATGGTGTTGTTTCACATAAGGTATGCCATGTCTTTCTTCATTTTGTTAATATGTATAATTTGTTTGTGGACTTTACAATCTGTGCATTTTCCTTCATATCTCATTGTTTAGTGTTTCTTTACCTATCAATATGGGATGCAATATCTTTACATTCATCTTAAAGATAGTGGAAAACTCCTAGAAAACATAATTGCTGAAGTATATTAGCTTCTTGAATCTTTAACCCTTGGACTTATGGTTAGTTATCTTTCTGAAGATGTTAAAATCTGCTGTCTCAGTAATCAGATGGTGATTCCAAGTTTATGTAGTCAACGTAATTGCTGCATCTAATTTTTTGTATTGATGTGGTTATTATTGTACTGATCTTTTGTGATGTTTCTTTTTCTAACCTTTGGATGAAAGTTATTAACATTTAACAGTGCCTTTTTTTATATCACATTTCAATTTCCATCATTTACCTTTGCCAGCTATTTGATAAAATTGAACTTAATTCAGTTTCTCACCCTAACCAGACATGCAAAATGACATTATTACCCCTTTGTTTAAAGAAACATATGATAATTGAATAcacttcttttcattttttttgttaatttattaTTCCTTTCTTGTATAAAATCTTATCAATTTGTTTACTGTTGTTTCTTAGATGAAAaatgagatattagtttcatgaatACGTTGTAATGAgttaaaaatgattaaaaatactataatatgctAATCTTTAGATGAAAAATGAGAGATTAGTTTCGTGTAAACTTAAAAGTAGTGGTGTTggattatataaaataaaaaagtgaGAATTGTTCAGTAATTAATCCAAATATAGGGACCAATATATTAATAACCTTTGAAGAAAGAATACAATTGAGGTTTGTGTACTATTGGTGCTTCAACTTTTTTTGTGATGAACGTATAGTATGCTTGTCTTTTCTTTGTCCTTTCTTAAAGACCTCATTTCATGTCTAGGATAATTTTATATTGAATCTTGTTTGCATGACTTAATTTGCAACCGAGGTAGTAGATATTATGTAGTCCTCGGTATATATTATGTGGAATGTCATTGGATTCTGAAAACATGAAGAAAACAATTTGCTCATATGATGTGCAAATATCTGTATCACATATTGGATTTAATTTGGTTTATTTACTCAGTTGTCATTTAGTCTATATAACagtgaaattttaaaaattcaactACTATTCTCAATTATTTGTGGTTATTCAGCACCAAGGAAACTCGATAGATGAGCTACATAGACCTTCTGATGCTTGGGAATTCCAAGAGACTGAGATAGTGAATGCCCGAGATAAGTTGCAGTCAGTTCGAGCAAAATTGGCAGT harbors:
- the LOC103997592 gene encoding protein PTST homolog 2, chloroplastic isoform X2 — protein: MYSPPSVATPSSFLPSLPTPRFVAPFHAKIGSLGVLHPSRTRICGWRSGRRKEIVVKAREEEDAFAMAPRSMDVEAEIYEFMRRSAKPMDFPTRDELVAAGRADLAETVAAQGGWLTFGWDLDDGGEEVIDGSQSMSDVAQEDGEVDQERVLNGSLGTNPATALGCEDRSAAPSFSGRSLETENLEDGGVEGILSRLEKERSLSLALASRGKVVNGRDSWRNAVHDPGYTGGKLEDVNGTKSSVPDVEELEHSKVAETVPTDDRKMLEDDSLKVEWSTMHIQTQNSFMSHNGMKESFADKSQRHLHLQHLEADLSSALWLVRSRANGVVSHKHQGNSIDELHRPSDAWEFQETEIVNARDKLQSVRAKLAVLEGNLSFKIMEARKVMEERQKRIDAAQNALHLLRMAYIVWPNSASEVLLAGSFDGWTGQGCLLGMKELVRADDVLEF
- the LOC103997592 gene encoding protein FLOURY ENDOSPERM 6, chloroplastic isoform X1, whose translation is MYSPPSVATPSSFLPSLPTPRFVAPFHAKIGSLGVLHPSRTRICGWRSGRRKEIVVKAREEEDAFAMAPRSMDVEAEIYEFMRRSAKPMDFPTRDELVAAGRADLAETVAAQGGWLTFGWDLDDGGEEVIDGSQSMSDVAQEDGEVDQERVLNGSLGTNPATALGCEDRSAAPSFSGRSLETENLEDGGVEGILSRLEKERSLSLALASRGKVVNGRDSWRNAVHDPGYTGGKLEDVNGTKSSVPDVEELEHSKVAETVPTDDRKMLEDDSLKVEWSTMHIQTQNSFMSHNGMKESFADKSQRHLHLQHLEADLSSALWLVRSRANGVVSHKHQGNSIDELHRPSDAWEFQETEIVNARDKLQSVRAKLAVLEGNLSFKIMEARKVMEERQKRIDAAQNALHLLRMAYIVWPNSASEVLLAGSFDGWTGQRRMERSSSCIFTLQLKLYPGRYEIKFIVDGVWKTDPLHPIVHNNGHENNLLIVD